In Triticum aestivum cultivar Chinese Spring chromosome 5B, IWGSC CS RefSeq v2.1, whole genome shotgun sequence, the following proteins share a genomic window:
- the LOC123110719 gene encoding L-type lectin-domain containing receptor kinase IX.1-like has translation MGSRRRPSLTTLVLVLLCLYHAPRMALSLSFNLNFSDPGVPNRGASINLAGQASLSSSTLELTTNTSDAHIQYSTGRASYVDKVPLWNSATGETASFTTTFSFRITPDRDSPSNAGDGMAFFLGHFPSVIPPKSEGGSLALLPGLTNGTGDSRIVAVEFDTFLNPQNADMNGNHIGIDVNSVNSTASTDTTTSPGRNLTSSHVMTATVKYHNGSKLLAVDLLIDDALYQVNATIDLRRYLPEEVAIGFSAATGWAAELHEILSWSFSSTLQLGSRLESNKEAPPPAQLPTPTSSKHKMLVVTLLSVVVPLLFLLVCVAMITIWRRHQKRRSKRANGDSSSDSDDEEHCVDRADLERGVAAGGPKRYTYHELVAATSNFAEEEKLGRGGFGSVYQGHLTLAVAGGDQERRAVAVKMLSAESSAQGRKEFEAEVRIISRLKHRNLVQLLGWCDSRKGLLLVYELVAEGSLDKHLYSKDGFLIWPQRYKIILGLGSALRYLHGEWEQSVVHGDIKPSNIMLDSSHCTKLGDFGLARLVDHGTGLLQTTKAVLGTAGYIDPEFVNTRRPSTESDVYSFGVLLLEIVSGRRPVVETAEISFTLLRWVWSLYGRDAVLDAADERLRGDEGDEWWMERVLVVGLWCAHPDRSERPSVAQAMNILQSEEARLPALPLHMYRTVPELESSGRNRAFSTDGTDCVVSSLVNTVDATLSSDSSPIALLRRSKDLAN, from the coding sequence ATGGGCTCCCGTCGTCGTCCCAGTCTCACTACCTTAGTCCTGGTGCTCCTCTGCCTCTACCATGCGCCGCGCATGGCCCTGTCTCTCTCCTTCAATCTCAACTTCTCGGACCCCGGCGTCCCCAACCGCGGCGCGTCCATCAACTTGGCCGGCCAAGCGTCCCTCAGCTCGTCCACCCTCGAGCTGACGACGAACACAAGCGATGCACACATCCAGTACAGCACCGGCCGGGCGTCGTACGTGGACAAAGTGCCGCTATGGAACAGCGCCACCGGCGAGACGGCTAGCTTCACCACCACCTTCTCCTTCCGGATCACCCCGGACAGGGACAGCCCGTCCAACGCCGGCGACGGGATGGCCTTCTTCCTCGGCCATTTCCCTTCGGTGATCCCGCCCAAGAGCGAGGGCGGCAGCCTCGCCCTCCTCCCCGGCCTCACCAACGGCACAGGCGACAGCCGGATCGTCGCCGTCGAGTTCGACACTTTCCTCAACCCGCAGAACGCCGACATGAACGGGAACCACATCGGCATCGACGTCAACTCCGTCAACTCCACGGCGTCCACGGACACGACGACCAGCCCGGGCAGGAACCTGACGTCCTCGCACGTTATGACCGCCACTGTCAAGTACCACAATGGCTCCAAGTTGCTGGCAGTTGATCTCCTAATCGACGACGCCCTGTACCAGGTCAATGCAACCATTGACCTGAGAAGGTATCTGCCGGAGGAGGTTGCTATCGGCTTCTCGGCGGCCACTGGCTGGGCCGCCGAGCTGCACGAGATACTATCATGGTCATTCAGCTCCACTCTGCAGCTGGGATCCCGATTGGAATCCAACAAGGAAGCACCTCCGCCGGCTCAACTTCCAACTCCAACCAGCAGCAAGCACAAAATGTTGGTGGTGACCCTACTGTCCGTAGTGGTTCCGCTGCTATTTCTGCTGGTATGTGTGGCCATGATAACGATATGGCGGCGACACCAGAAAAGAAGATCAAAAAGAGCAAATGGAGACAGCAGTAGTGATAGCGACGACGAAGAGCACTGTGTCGACAGAGCTGACCTCGAGAGAGGTGTGGCTGCCGGTGGCCCCAAACGGTACACGTACCACGAGCTCGTCGCTGCAACAAGCAACTTCGCGGAGGAGGAGAAGCTCGGGCGAGGCGGCTTCGGTAGCGTTTACCAAGGCCACCTCACGCTCGCCGTCGCCGGTGGTGACCAAGAGCGTCGCGCGGTGGCGGTAAAGATGTTGTCAGCAGAGTCGTCGGCGCAGGGGAGAAAGGAGTTCGAGGCAGAGGTAAGAATCATCAGCAGGCTGAAGCATCGCAACCTTGTGCAGCTGCTGGGTTGGTGCGACAGCCGCAAGGGGCTCCTGCTTGTCTACGAGCTCGTCGCGGAGGGCAGTCTCGACAAGCATCTCTACAGCAAAGATGGATTCCTGATATGGCCACAGAGGTACAAGATCATCCTCGGCCTGGGATCCGCGCTGCGCTACCTCCACGGAGAGTGGGAGCAGAGCGTCGTCCACGGCGACATCAAGCCGAGCAACATCATGCTCGACTCCTCGCACTGCACCAAGCTGGGGGACTTCGGCCTGGCCCGGCTCGTGGACCACGGCACGGGATTACTGCAGACCACCAAGGCCGTGCTCGGCACCGCCGGGTACATCGACCCGGAGTTCGTCAACACGCGCCGGCCCAGCACAGAGTCCGACGTGTATAGCTTCGGCGTCCTCCTCCTGGAGATCGtctccggccggcggcccgtggtTGAAACCGCGGAGATATCCTTCACGCTGCTCAGGTGGGTGTGGAGCCTGTACGGCAGGGACGCGGTCCTTGACGCGGCGGATGAGCGGCTGAGGGGCGACGAGGGCGACGAGTGGTGGATGGAGCGGGTGCTCGTCGTCGGGCTCTGGTGCGCGCACCCGGACAGGAGCGAGCGGCCGTCTGTCGCACAGGCCATGAATATCCTTCAGTCCGAGGAGGCGAGGCTGCCGGCGCTCCCCCTCCATATGTACAGGACCGTGCCGGAACTTGAGTCATCCGGCCGGAACAGGGCGTTCTCCACCGACGGCACCGATTGCGTCGTCTCTTCTTTGGTCAACACCGTCGACGCCACTCTTTCTTCCGACTCGTCCCCGATCGCGTTGCTACGACGTTCCAAGGATCTAGCTAATTGA
- the LOC123110721 gene encoding uncharacterized protein — MSGPRPAAAPNPSSASPSPPPPPAPAAAVARVAARVREEGEVSSGPSDDEALQSQLLALSNAGKYVQAAAQVTSATFPGKGGSSLSLSNVLPQKTVAPSYKKTLRGNQGQFKLGTSRNLAWLKPVPSDNLVISFSDDDIETDSGMSKQAGGKGSKASTQVTHKPGMSMQTRLMREEAPQQKIRAANIGSTKWSANPHTLRNSAAGRGSGATFSRREPPICQVTPLKSSRKDGTGMGVKSADDKLESLRHKIAARENELKVQKRPISPGFVKEADCSTDQTRPPLEKIGFEASNSGRHAHLDGPFGHDGRPVKRLKPNQQCFDNQVGGDLVTLVTPGSSLGNDNVQSSERRDHIENGITMNCKGNETEHAITTESSDQMHIGGTAKNLLSSKSHHMVLQDGGNHAMVECHSKLAGPPFTSEQPMAEDISALVPVTSVPAGANVDRSSIHVKDHIFSTQDWQQVKPVDTSTVSNERLHLQPGMENADLLNRSGQVGIRGQNTTLLSLLEMEELQDRELEVAQEHRQKCEVEEREALRAYRKAQKALIEANERCAILRGKREVCSAQVHGLIAENSSLAQCSNIQNAGRGFVMPSLLNSQFHADLQMPKIRGGRSSSPYQDEPPQQPVDKHEARSRHCDELAAGIADPKFASTVHDNSEPSHYREEDLLFSSKRARSECTSNLENEETIHAYLEENREPSGDNGQDYELLEANLRSKLVQKFARNPHLNNSGEVTEEHVEVTEQGKQPANVELQLQDADGIMTNPEGTAELANDGADCVEKMSGLSNSSNALSMGNCDPEDNISSLGELCAPSSVNSLIFPSSAPLNAAKHIKWVVHGFCKNDSITSNVASDATVSGQYMIQDRVEENLKMVSTATKDKDMVHSGIDPFWPFCMFELRGKCNDEECQWQHIENHAWRKSNHTKHAMSSVSGRSPYDLFQHILPVPTYRVGSNLIRADLNLMQSVLASSIWQYWQRGFCASFPLPLSVQRVLPSDAPFLQAGDGSIADFDRNRQLSNLRMLDGRKNKIVQGSVDVELFLEAALGLYCGKVNKPDRLKALLLLARSIEADPSTVILWVFYLHIYYQKDEGLGKDDMFSHAVQHNVYSYELWLMYINSRLRFDDRLDAYNDALSMLCQMPADTDNELKDRSAFILDIFLQMIYFLCMSGNVDKAISRIYGILPAATADCSGEKLLSDAISCLTVSDRCIFWISCLYISIYRKLPEEICDQIEFPKDIPHMLVWHPIELRVDNRRQVTELLKHVADKMSLDINETVKNGDLSYLKLSQFLAVNHISCLAALEGLQSSVDMLMKYMKEYPMCPNILLFAARICQKYGTCPGLKGFDELLMDWPKEVQGVQCLWNQYAEHALADNIELAEKILARWFEACKEVGNEVSEQPQEVCSGPSASEDQVYWLLNLSLYRMLENNLQEAQVAVNKALKLARGESYEHCLREHAAINMLERPSCTDTQARATLNLISGYLADLRNLPVKELLSRRFIQNVKKHKLRQLIDDTIGPASADSSVINSTLEVCYGQSLLPEKIGGVKYLVDFVESVMEVLPANYRLALAVGAFVVKHYKGADPTSMGTRFWASSVLINAIFRAVPVAPESVWIEGANLLEELQAAETVKRFHQQATSVYPFSFKLWHAYLTACKASGSNTDSITEAARQRGIELNVMPP, encoded by the exons ATGTcgggcccgcgccccgccgccgcgccgaacCCTAGCTCCGCGtcgccctcccctccccctcccccggcgCCGGCCGCTGCCGTCGCGAGGGTCGCGGCCAGGGTGCGCGAGGAGGGCGAGGTCTCCTCCGGCCCCTCCGACGACGAG GCTCTGCAATCTCAGCTGTTAGCTCTATCCAATGCTGGGAAATATGTGCAGGCTGCTGCTCAAGTGACGTCGGCAACTTTCCCTGGTAAAG GAGGTAGTAGTTTGAGTCTCTCAAATGTTCTTCCACAGAAAACAGTTGCTCCAAGTTATAAGAAGACCTTGAGGGGGAATCAAGGGCAATTCAAACTTGGCACCAGTCGTAATCTTGCTTGGTTGAAACCTGTGCCAAGTGATAACTTGGTGATAAGTTTCTCTGATGATGATATTGAGACCGACTCTGGAATGTCAAAGCAAGCTGGAGGTAAAGGTAGCAAAGCCAGCACACAAGTTACACATAAACCTGGGATGAGTATGCAAACTAGACTTATGAGAGAGGAAGCACCCCAACAAAAGATCCGTGCTGCAAACATAGGATCCACGAAATGGTCTGCTAATCCACACACACTCAGAAACTCGGCGGCAGGTAGGGGCTCAGGTGCTACCTTTTCTAGAAGAGAGCCACCTATTTGTCAAGTTACACCTCTGAAGTCTTCCCGGAAGGATGGAACTGGTATGGGAGTAAAGTCAGCAGATGATAAGTTGGAAAGTTTGCGCCACAAAATTGCTGCTAGAGAAAATGAGTTGAAAGTTCAGAAAAGACCGATATCACCTGGTTTTGTGAAGGAAGCTGACTGCTCCACTGATCAGACAAGGCCACCTTTGGAGAAGATAGGCTTTGAAGCTTCCAACAGTGGTCGGCATGCTCACCTTGACGGTCCATTTGGACATGATGGCAGACCAGTTAAGAGGCTGAAGCCCAATCAGCAGTGCTTCGATAACCAAGTAGGAGGTGATTTGGTAACACTGGTAACACCTGGAAGTTCATTGGGAAATGATAATGTACAATCTTCTGAAAGAAGGGATCACATTGAAAATGGAATCACCATGAACTGTAAAGGTAATGAGACAGAACATGCCATCACAACAGAATCCTCAGATCAAATGCATATTGGTGGTACCGCTAAGAACCTTCTGTCATCAAAAAGTCACCACATGGTTCTACAAGATGGTGGCAACCATGCCATGGTTGAATGTCATAGCAAGCTTGCAGGGCCACCATTTACTAGCGAGCAACCTATGGCTGAAGATATCAGTGCTTTGGTTCCCGTTACTTCTGTACCAGCAGGGGCCAATGTAGACAGGTCATCTATTCATGTCAAGGACCATATTTTTTCTACCCAGGATTGGCAACAAGTAAAGCCTGTTGATACTTCAACTGTGTCAAATGAAAGGCTACACTTGCAGCCTGGAATGGAG AATGCTGATCTCTTAAACCGGAGTGGCCAGGTGGGTATAAGAGGCCAGAACACAACATTGCTCTCTCTGCTTGAGATGGAGGAACTCCAAGACAGGGAGTTGGAGGTTGCTCAGGAGCATAGGCAAAAATGTGAAGTTGAAGAAAGAGAAGCTCTCAGAGCATATCGCAAAGCACAGAAAGCTTTAATTGAGGCCAATGAAAGATGTGCCATTCTTCGTGGAAAAAGAGAAGTTTGCTCTGCACAAGTCCATGGTTTGATTGCAGAGAATTCTTCTTTGGCGCAGTGTTCAAATATTCAGAATGCTGGACGTGGCTTTGTAATGCCGTCACTACTCAACTCTCAGTTCCATGCAGATCTTCAGATGCCCAAGATCCGTGGTGGTAGGTCTAGCAGTCCATACCAAGATGAACCTCCTCAACAGCCGGTGGATAAGCACGAGGCACGCTCACGCCATTGTGATGAGCTTGCTGCTGGCATTGCTGATCCGAAATTTGCGAGTACTGTCCATGATAACAGTGAACCTTCACATTACAGGGAAGAGGATCTCCTGTTCTCTTCTAAGCGGGCTAGATCAGAATGCACTTCAAATCTGGAGAATGAGGAAACTATACATGCATATCTGGAGGAAAACAGAGAGCCTTCTGGTGATAACGGTCAGGACTATGAACTTTTAGAAGCTAATTTGAGGTCCAAATTGGTGCAAAAATTTGCAAGGAATCCACATCTGAATAACTCTGGAGAAGTCACTGAAGAACATGTAGAAGTAACGGAACAAGGCAAACAACCTGCAAATGTTGAACTTCAGTTACAGGATGCTGATGGGATTATGACAAATCCTGAAG GCACAGCGGAACTTGCAAATGATGGCGCTGATTGTGTTGAAAAGATGTCTGGACTATCTAATTCTAGTAATGCTCTTTCCATGGGCAACTGTGATCCTGAGGACAATATTTCCTCTCTTGGAGAATTATGCGCGCCATCGAGTGTGAATTCTCTCATTTTTCCTTCTTCAGCGCCACTAAATGCTGCTAAACACATCAAGTGGGTAGTCCATGGCTTCTGTAAAAATGATTCTATAACCAGTAATGTAGCATCTGATGCAACGGTAAGTGGACAGTATATGATACAAGACCGTGTTGAAGAGAATTTGAAGATGGTCTCAACAGCTACAAAGGATAAGGACATGGTGCACAGTGGGATTGATCCCTTCTGGCCCTTCTGCATGTTTGAGCTCCGAGGAAAGTGCAATGACGAAGAGTGTCAATGGCAGCATATTGAGAATCATGCTTGGAGAAAGTCAAATCACACAAAACATGCCATGTCCTCTGTTTCAG GTCGGAGTCCTTATGATCTGTTTCAGCATATTCTGCCAGTGCCAACATATCGTGTTGGTTCAAATCTTATTAGAGCCGATCTGAACTTAATGCAGTCGGTGCTGGCTAGCAGTATATGGCAATATTGGCAAAGGGGGTTTTGCGCTTCCTTTCCTTTACCTTTGTCAGTTCAGAGAGTTCTTCCATCAGATGCACCATTCTTACAAGCTGGTGATGGTTCGATTGCAGATTTTGATAGGAACAGACAGCTATCAAATTTGCGAATGCTGGATGGTAGGAAG AATAAGATTGTACAGGGATCTGTTGATGTTGAGCTTTTCTTAGAGGCTGCACTTGGTTTATATTGTGGGAAAGTAAACAAACCTGACAGGCTCAAG GCTCTTTTACTTCTAGCACGTTCCATTGAGGCTGATCCAAGCACAGTCATTCTGTGGGTGTTTTATCTTCATATTTACTATCAAAAGGATGAAGGTCTTGGGAAAGATGACATGTTTTCCCATGCG GTGCAACACAATGTTTACTCCTATGAATTATGGCTTATGTATATTAATAGTAGGTTGCGCTTTGATGACCGATTGGATGCTTATAACGATGCTCTGAGTATGCTCTGCCAAATGCCAGCTGATACTGACAATGAATTGAAAGATAGGAGTGCCTTCATCCTAGATATTTTCTTACAGATGATTTACTTCCTGTGCATGTCTGGAAATGTAGATAAGGCTATTTCTAGGATATATGGGATTCTACCTGCTGCAACCGCTGACTGCTCTGGCGAGAAGTTACTTTCGGATGCCATATCTTGCTTGACTGTGTCTGACAGATGCATATTTTGGATTTCATGCCTGTACATCTCAATTTATAGGAAGCTTCCAGAGGAAATATGCGATCAGATAGAATTTCCAAAAGATATACCTCACATGTTAGTATGGCATCCTATTGAACTTAGGGTAGATAACAGACGTCAGGTTACAGAACTATTGAAACATGTTGCTGATAAGATGTCTCTAGATATTAATGAGACTGTTAAAAATGGAGATCTGTCTTACCTGAAATTGTCACAATTCCTCGCTGTTAACCACATTAGTTGTTTAGCTGCTCTTGAAGGCTTGCAATCTTCTGTTGATAtgctgatgaagtatatgaaggaGTACCCAATGTGCCCCAATATTCTTCTTTTCGCAGCTCGGATATGTCAAAAGTATGGTACATGTCCTGGTCTGAAAGGGTTTGATGAGTTGCTCATGGATTGGCCTAAAGAGGTGCAAGGAGTTCAGTGTCTGTGGAATCAATATGCTGAGCATGCTTTGGCAGATAATATTGAGTTAGCTGAGAAGATTCTGGCTCGCTGGTTTGAAGCATGCAAGGAAGTTGGTAATGAAGTGTCCGAACAACCACAAGAAGTTTGTTCTGGTCCATCTGCATCTGAAGATCAGGTCTATTGGTTGTTAAACCTCTCACTGTACAGGATGCTAGAGAACAACCTACAGGAAGCACAAGTTGCTGTGAACAAAGCATTGAAGTTGGCCCGAGGGGAGAGCTATGAGCACTGTTTAAGGGAGCATGCTGCAATTAACATGCTAGAGAGACCATCTTGTACAGACACTCAAGCTCGAGCTACCTTAAATCTGATCAGTGGTTATCTTGCAGACCTTCGGAACTTACCTGTGAAGGAACTGCTGTCTCGGAGGTTTATCCAAAATGTTAAGAAGCATAAGCTTAGGCAGTTGATAGATGACACTATAGGTCCAGCTTCTGCAGATTCTTCAGTGATAAACTCAACCCTTGAGGTGTGCTATGGCCAGTCCCTCCTTCCAGAAAAAATAGGCGGAGTAAAATACCTTGTGGATTTTGTTGAATCAGTTATGGAGGTTCTTCCTGCAAACTACCGCCTAGCTCTGGCAGTTGGCGCATTTGTGGTTAAACATTACAAGGGTGCTGACCCTACCTCGATGGGCACCAGGTTCTGGGCAAGTTCTGTTCTGATCAATGCCATTTTCCGTGCTGTACCCGTCGCACCAGAATCAGTATGGATAGAAGGTGCCAATCTCCTGGAGGAACTGCAGGCTGCTGAGACGGTGAAGCGGTTTCACCAGCAGGCAACATCAGTGTACCCCTTCTCATTCAAGCTGTGGCATGCTTACTTGACTGCCTGCAAGGCCAGTGGAAGCAACACGGATAGCATCACAGAAGCCGCTAGGCAACGAGGCATCGAGCTGAATGTAATGCCACCCTAG
- the LOC123110722 gene encoding membrane magnesium transporter — protein sequence MGIGYVIGVLGGALLAHAAYATIQYRAVLKITEEEFSRPPMDVMVQLLLGLALCMWAGVSVPAKFLSVLPHSEENRIVSLPANLDFMIFNHRGRALPSDADLKLKI from the exons ATGGGGATAGGCTACGTCATCGGCGTCCTCGGCGGCGCCCTCCTCGCCCACGCCGCCTACGCCACCATCCAAT ATCGTGCGGTGCTGAAGATCACGGAAGAGGAGTTCTCGCGGCCGCCAATGGAT GTGATGGTGCAGCTGCTCCTGGGGCTGGCCTTATGCATGTGGGCAGGTGTCTCTGTTCCAGCAAAATTCCTTTCGGTGCTCCCCCATTCCGAGGAGAATAG GATCGTATCGCTCCCAGCAAACCTGGATTTCATGATCTTCAACCACCGTGGAAGGGCGCTGCCTTCAGACGCAGACTTGAAGTTGAAGATATGA